From a single Rutidosis leptorrhynchoides isolate AG116_Rl617_1_P2 unplaced genomic scaffold, CSIRO_AGI_Rlap_v1 contig279, whole genome shotgun sequence genomic region:
- the LOC139882513 gene encoding serine carboxypeptidase-like 45: protein MQKTKAWNIIGTILCISLMQLCTKVTGQRRPPVVDPTRNYKITTLPGQPLASFAQYSGFIQLDVVTDRQLFFYFVEAATSPDSKPIVLWLNGGPGCSSVGYGAFIEHGPFKVKGGGLINNDYSWNRAANILYLESPAGVGFSYSKNQSFYSKLNDDVTARDASLFLTRWFGIFSKYKKNDLYLAGESYAGHYVPQLAQLILGSSFNLKGIALGNPLLDFETDFSFRDKYYWSHGMISDPTYNLMNRRCPSSEYYKQLITSGGSTASIDCLYVQQKVRKEISDIVDENYVIADICLGTGKTQQSLLTHRNKSHALLNSVFGREAFKTKDIVNYDGADACAESDVRNYFNRQDVQTALHVQTTTGLRSWTACSEDVGNSYAITDQLTSMTDIIASLVKSGIRVLLYSGDQDAVLSFMGTRAVARNTARNLNLRTNKEQTVWLDDTNQAGGWGVAYSSDFIFVTVRGAGHVAPASQPERSYAMFEAFISGSLIKLES from the exons ATGCAAAAGACGAAGGCGTGGAATATAATCGGCACAATATTATGCATAAGTTTGATGCAATTGTGCACGAAAGTTACCGGCCAGCGGCGGCCGCCAGTAGTTGATCCTACgagaaattacaagattacaacttTGCCTGGCCAACCTCTCGCCAGCTTCGCGCAATATTCAGGGTTTATTCAATTGGACGTTGTCACTGACAGACAACTTTTCTTCTACTTTGTTGAAGCAGCAACAAGCCCTGATTCAAAGCCAATTGTTCTCTGGCTAAATGgag GGCCTGGTTGTTCGTCGGTTGGATATGGAGCTTTTATCGAACATGGACCTTTTAAAGTGAAGGGAGGAGGACTGATCAATAATGATTATAGTTGGAACcgag CGGCAAATATTCTATACTTGGAATCACCAGCGGGAGTTGGATTTTCCTACTCCAAGAATCAGTCATTCTACAGCAAGTTGAATGATGATGTTACAG CTCGGGATGCATCACTATTCCTAACCAGGTGGTTCGGAATTTTTTCAAAATACAAGAAAAATGATCTATACCTGGCAGGAGAGAGCTACGCTG GTCACTATGTTCCTCAGCTTGCTCAGCTCATACTTGGATCCAGTTTTAATTTGAAGGGAATAGCT TTGGGGAATCCACTCCTAGATTTTGAGACGGATTTCTCATTTAGAGACAAATATTATTGGTCGCACGGCATGATCTCAGATCCTACGTACAATCTAATGAATCGGAGGTGCCCTAGCTCTGAGTATTACAAGCAGTTAATTACTAGTGGCGGCAGCACTGCTTCCATTGATTGCCTATATGTACAACAAAAAGTCCGGAAAGAAATAAGTGACATCGTTGACGAGAATTATGTGATCGCCGATATTTGCTTGGGGACTGGGAAGACGCAACAAAGCCTTCTCACGCACAGGAATAAAAGCCATGCCTTGTTAAATAGTGTATTTGGGAGGGAAGCATTCAAAACAAAA GATATTGTAAATTATGATGGGGCAGATGCCTGTGCAGAAAGTGACGTACGAAACTATTTTAACAGACAAGATGTGCAAACTGCTCTCCACGTACAAACTACTACTGGATTAAGATCTTGGACTGCCTGCAgcga AGATGTGGGAAACTCTTATGCCATTACTGATCAATTGACATCAATGACTGATATTATTGCCTCACTGGTGAAATCTGGCATTCGTGTTCTTCTTTACAG TGGAGATCAAGATGCAGTTTTGTCATTCATGGGAACTCGAGCTGTGGCAAGAAACACTGCCAGAAACTTAAATTTGAGAACTAATAAGGAACAGACTGTTTGGCTTGATGATACTAATCAG GCCGGTGGATGGGGAGTGGCTTACAGTTCCGATTTCATCTTCGTCACCGTTAGAGGAGCTGGCCACGTTGCTCCGGCAAGTCAACCCGAGAGATCATATGCAATGTTTGAAGCTTTCATATCGGGTAGTCTGATAAAGCTGGAGTCTTGA
- the LOC139882514 gene encoding uncharacterized protein, which produces MAISKTHKPKTKPKSSPSYLFLTTLVLTLLALLFLLASLDFTDGFSFSSPKTLRNFTNPKNRLKKLHTLHDKYLYWGNRIDCPGKHCDSCEGLGHQESSLRCALEEAMILNRTFVMPSRMCINPIHNKKGILHHSNGGSQEDRWAASSCSMDSLYDIDLISETVPVILDNSKMWFHVLSTSMKLGAQGVAHVEGVSRVDLKENGRYQNLLLVNRTASPLSWFMECKDRLNRSAITLPYSFLPKMAASKLRDAADKIKAQLGDYDGIHVRRGDKIKTRKDRFGVERSLHPHLDRDTRPEFILGRIAKWVPSGRTLFIASNERKQEFFSPLSVRYKMAYSSNFSEILDPVIENNYQLFMVERLILMGAKTFIRTFKEDDTDLSLTDDAKKNTNVWQIPVYTMEEGE; this is translated from the exons ATGGCAATTAGCAAAACCCATAAACCCAAAACAAAACCCAAATCATCTCCTTCATACCTGTTTCTCACAACCCTCGTCTTAACTCTTCTCGCATTGTTGTTTCTATTAGCTTCGCTTGATTTCACTGATGGGTTTTCTTTTTCTAGTCCAAAAACACTTCGAAACTTCACAAATCCAAAGAACCGTTTGAAAAAATTACACACTTTGCACGACAAGTACTTGTATTGGGGTAATCGAATCGATTGTCCTGGTAAACACTGCGATTCTTGTGAGGGTTTGGGTCACCAAGAATCTAGTCTCAGATGTGCTCTTGAAGAAGCCATGATTCTTAATAG AACGTTTGTAATGCCTTCTAGGATGTGCattaatccaattcataataagaaAGGAATTCTTCATCATTCTAATGGTGGAAGTCAAGAAGACAG ATGGGCAGCGAGCTCTTGTTCCATGGATTCCTTGTACGACATAGATCTCATATCTGAAACTGTCCCTGTAATTTTAGACAATTCAAAAATGTGGTTTCATGTACTATCGACAAGTATGAAGTTGGGAGCACAGGGAGTTGCCCACGTGGAAGGAGTTAGTCGGGTTGATCTCAAAGAGAATGGTCGGTATCAAAATCTCTTACTTGTAAACCGGACAGCAAGCCCACTTTCATG GTTTATGGAGTGCAAGGATCGACTCAACCGTAGTGCTATTACGTTACCATATTCATTTCTTCCTAAAATGGCAGCAAGCAAACTGAGAGATGCAGCTGACAAG ATCAAGGCACAACTTGGTGATTATGATGGCATCCATGTTCGCCGCGGTGATAAAATAAAAACGAGAAAAGATAGATTTGGGGTTGAAAGGAGTTTGCATCCTCATCTAGATAGAGATACACGGCCAGAGTTTATCCTCGGCCGGATCGCAAAATGGGTTCCCTCTGGAAGAACCCTTTTTATTGCTTCAAATGAGAGAAAACAAGAATTCTTTTCACCTTTATCGGTCAG ATACAAAATGGCATATTCATCAAATTTTAGTGAAATTCTGGATCCTGTGATAGAGAATAATTATCAATTATTCATGGTGGAGAGACTTATTCTGATGGGAGCTAAAACATTCATCAGAACATTTAAAGAAGATGATACGGATCTAAGCCTGACTGATGACGCAAAGAAGAACACAAATGTTTGGCAAATACCTGTCTATACAATGGAGGAAGGAGAGTGA